One genomic window of Legionella jordanis includes the following:
- a CDS encoding SDR family NAD(P)-dependent oxidoreductase — MTYTLITGSSKGIGRALAFEFAKHGHDLILTARSREILEQLACDIRTQYGVAVEIIPLDLNQSKSPFELINIIAGKKYDIDCLVNNAGIGYLGDYKDMDSHLLQQMLQLNITTVSQLTRYFAKRFVDCKRGKILQLSSTAGFQPGPYMSVYYASKAYVTSFSVSLAYELKGTGVSLSILCPGPTQSHFFKEAHMEGSFLARGVLGLSSAEKVAEVAYESLQKNKLFIIPGFINKLLAYCATIAPLRLSRQITAFLHRK; from the coding sequence ATGACATATACCTTGATAACCGGATCATCGAAGGGGATCGGTCGCGCCTTAGCATTTGAATTTGCAAAACATGGGCATGATTTAATTCTTACTGCCCGAAGCAGAGAGATACTTGAGCAATTGGCTTGCGATATTCGAACACAATATGGTGTTGCTGTCGAAATCATCCCTCTTGATCTGAATCAGAGCAAATCTCCATTTGAACTGATTAACATTATTGCGGGTAAAAAGTATGACATAGATTGTTTGGTCAATAATGCCGGTATTGGTTATTTGGGTGATTACAAAGACATGGATTCCCATCTATTACAACAGATGCTGCAATTGAATATTACTACGGTGTCGCAATTGACACGATACTTTGCCAAGCGGTTTGTGGACTGTAAACGAGGAAAGATCCTGCAACTGTCTTCTACAGCAGGCTTTCAGCCAGGACCTTATATGTCGGTATATTACGCTTCAAAGGCTTATGTAACTTCTTTTTCCGTCAGCCTTGCCTACGAATTGAAAGGAACAGGGGTTTCGCTGTCTATTTTATGCCCGGGTCCTACCCAAAGCCATTTCTTTAAGGAGGCTCACATGGAAGGCAGCTTTCTGGCTCGGGGGGTTTTGGGGCTTAGCTCCGCTGAAAAGGTAGCTGAAGTAGCTTATGAAAGCCTTCAAAAAAATAAATTATTCATTATACCTGGATTCATTAATAAATTACTCGCTTATTGCGCAACTATTGCTCCCCTCAGATTAAGCCGTCAAATCACAGCATTTTTACATAGAAAATAA